One Defluviimonas sp. SAOS-178_SWC DNA window includes the following coding sequences:
- a CDS encoding short-chain fatty acyl-CoA regulator family protein — MVRSALTGTRVRERRLRIGMKQADLARAVAISPAYLNLIEHNRRRVGAELLTALSDALGVEETALAEGAESALFEGLREAAAAMTAAGTPEAAAELDRIEEFVGRFPGWAALLADRQARIGVLERTVEALSERMAHDPHLSASLHEVVSAVTSVRSTAAILAESEEIAPDWRERFHRNIYEDSIRLSEAAAALVAYLDASQESETGLSSPQEEVEAWLARTHYHLAGLERAHPTPAESLVNGVPELASGAGRKLALAHIARYRADAMALPLEPFLKTLAEEGPDPAALARRMGTGLAPVFRRLATLPEGIGPQVGLVICDASGTLTFRRPMPGFTLPRHGAACPLWPLYEALARPTVPIRAAVEMAGRVPVRFLTYAYSEPRHPGGFDGPPVVEALMLILPASEARTGAERPIGPSCRICPRGACVARREPSILAESG; from the coding sequence ATGGTGCGATCGGCACTGACGGGGACGCGGGTGCGCGAAAGGCGGCTCCGGATCGGCATGAAGCAGGCCGATCTGGCGCGGGCCGTGGCGATCTCTCCTGCCTATCTCAACCTGATCGAGCATAATCGCCGCCGGGTCGGGGCGGAGCTTCTGACGGCGCTCTCCGATGCGCTCGGGGTCGAGGAGACGGCGCTGGCGGAGGGCGCCGAAAGCGCCCTCTTCGAGGGGCTGCGCGAGGCCGCGGCGGCGATGACGGCGGCGGGAACGCCCGAAGCCGCCGCCGAGTTGGACCGGATCGAGGAGTTCGTCGGACGGTTTCCCGGCTGGGCGGCGCTTCTCGCCGACCGCCAGGCGCGGATCGGCGTCCTCGAACGCACGGTGGAGGCGTTGAGCGAGCGCATGGCGCATGACCCGCACCTCTCGGCCTCGCTGCACGAGGTCGTCTCGGCGGTGACATCGGTCCGGTCCACCGCCGCGATCCTCGCGGAAAGCGAGGAGATCGCGCCCGACTGGCGCGAACGCTTCCACCGCAACATCTACGAGGACAGTATCCGTCTGTCGGAGGCCGCCGCCGCGCTCGTCGCCTATCTCGACGCGAGCCAGGAGAGCGAGACGGGGCTCTCGTCGCCGCAGGAGGAGGTCGAGGCCTGGCTGGCGCGAACCCATTATCACCTCGCGGGGCTGGAGCGGGCCCATCCGACGCCGGCGGAGAGCCTCGTGAACGGTGTCCCGGAACTGGCGAGCGGGGCGGGGCGGAAGCTGGCGCTTGCCCATATCGCCCGCTACCGGGCCGACGCGATGGCGCTGCCGCTGGAGCCGTTTCTTAAGACGCTGGCCGAGGAGGGGCCAGACCCCGCCGCGCTGGCGCGGCGCATGGGAACCGGGCTTGCCCCGGTCTTCCGGCGGCTCGCGACGCTGCCGGAGGGGATAGGCCCGCAGGTGGGCCTCGTGATCTGCGACGCCTCCGGGACGCTGACCTTTCGCCGGCCGATGCCGGGCTTCACGCTGCCGCGCCACGGCGCCGCCTGTCCCTTGTGGCCGCTCTACGAGGCGCTCGCCCGGCCGACGGTGCCGATTCGGGCGGCGGTGGAAATGGCCGGTCGGGTGCCGGTCCGGTTCCTCACCTATGCCTATAGCGAGCCGCGCCATCCGGGCGGGTTCGACGGGCCGCCCGTGGTCGAGGCGCTGATGCTGATCCTGCCGGCATCCGAGGCGCGGACCGGCGCCGAGCGCCCGATCGGGCCGTCCTGCCGGATCTGCCCGCGCGGCGCCTGCGTCGCCCGGCGCGAACCGTCGATCCTGGCCGAGAGCGGCTGA
- a CDS encoding sensor histidine kinase, with product MPFNILVAVCLSYVCLLFLVAFAAERRAERGRAGWMRSPVIYTLSLSIYCTAWTFYGAVGYAARSGLEFVTIYLGPTLVLTGWWLVLRKLVRIGQAQRVTSIADLISSRYGKSNLLGVIVTIIAVVAATPYIALQLQSVTLSFGVFASGTPEGWALPDQSATALWVAGGLTLFTILFGTRNLDANERHHGVVMAIALEAVVKLVALLAVGVFVVWGVAGGVGDVMARIDASPIADWPLMPGRWIGLTFVAGAAVLTLPRMFQVMVVENSDERHLATASWAFPLYLMLMSLFVLPIAVVGLSVLPEGANPDLFVLTLPLAQGQGKLAMLAFLGGFSSATSMVIVAAIALATMVSNHIVTPLWLSLRAGGARAPGDVRGLVLMSRRVSIAGVLALGYSYYHLSGGSAALAAIGLISFVGAAQVLPAMLGGIFWRGATGVGAALGLVTGFLVWLYTLYLPSFGPSGLLSEALLSEGPGGIGWLRPQALFGINGLDPLLHALFWSISLNTGIFVAGSLLTFPSPVERMQGLAFVNAFEQDPGARGWSRGGAEAEDLLIMSQGILGAEVAQRFFQTEAEAQGKAGFLPDTTPEFIERLERRLAGAVGTATAHAMIAQFAVGAAVSAQDLMAVASEAQQILEYSTQLEAKSEELARTARQLQEANEKLKDLSVQKDTFLSQISHELRTPMTSIRAFSEILMDPELPGEMQQKYAEVIHDETIRLTRLLDDLLDLSVLENRKVQLNVKVANLHDILNKAVQAASNTRPERAFTIRRDFPSEHLPVITDTDRLVQVFINVVSNARKYCDAERPELTIAARRRGGRIIVDFIDNGSGIPKASQRLIFEKFARLTDTARAGGAGLGLAICREIMANLGGNIAYLPGQGGAAFRVSLPVRPENAVAAEAA from the coding sequence GTGCCGTTCAATATCCTCGTCGCGGTCTGCCTTTCCTATGTCTGCCTTCTCTTCCTCGTCGCCTTCGCGGCCGAGCGGCGGGCGGAACGGGGCCGCGCCGGCTGGATGCGCTCTCCGGTGATCTACACGCTGTCGCTGTCGATCTACTGCACCGCCTGGACCTTCTATGGCGCCGTCGGCTACGCGGCGCGGTCGGGGCTGGAATTCGTCACCATCTATCTCGGCCCGACGCTGGTGCTGACCGGCTGGTGGCTGGTGCTGCGCAAGCTCGTCCGTATCGGGCAGGCGCAGCGCGTGACCTCGATCGCCGACCTCATCTCGTCGCGCTACGGCAAGTCGAACCTGCTCGGCGTCATCGTCACGATCATCGCGGTCGTGGCCGCGACGCCCTATATCGCGCTCCAGCTCCAGTCGGTCACGTTGTCCTTCGGAGTCTTCGCCTCCGGCACGCCCGAGGGCTGGGCCCTGCCGGACCAGAGCGCCACCGCGCTTTGGGTCGCGGGGGGGCTCACGCTCTTCACCATCCTGTTCGGCACCCGCAACCTCGATGCGAACGAACGGCACCACGGCGTCGTCATGGCCATCGCGCTTGAAGCCGTGGTGAAGCTGGTGGCGCTTCTCGCCGTCGGGGTCTTCGTCGTCTGGGGCGTCGCGGGCGGGGTCGGCGACGTGATGGCGCGGATCGACGCCTCGCCCATCGCCGACTGGCCGCTGATGCCCGGCCGGTGGATCGGCCTCACCTTCGTCGCCGGCGCGGCGGTGCTGACCTTGCCGCGGATGTTCCAGGTGATGGTGGTCGAGAATTCGGACGAGCGGCACCTCGCCACCGCCTCCTGGGCCTTCCCGCTCTATCTGATGCTGATGAGCCTCTTCGTGCTGCCGATCGCGGTCGTCGGCCTCTCGGTCCTGCCCGAGGGTGCCAATCCCGACCTCTTCGTCCTGACGCTGCCCTTGGCGCAGGGCCAGGGCAAGCTTGCCATGCTCGCGTTTCTCGGTGGCTTCTCCTCCGCGACCTCGATGGTCATCGTGGCGGCCATCGCGCTCGCCACGATGGTGTCGAACCATATCGTCACGCCGCTTTGGCTCTCCTTGCGCGCGGGCGGGGCGCGGGCGCCGGGCGATGTCCGCGGCCTTGTCCTGATGTCGCGGCGGGTATCGATCGCGGGCGTGCTGGCGCTCGGCTACAGTTATTACCACCTGTCGGGCGGTTCGGCGGCGCTCGCGGCGATCGGGCTCATCTCCTTCGTCGGCGCGGCGCAGGTCCTGCCGGCGATGCTTGGCGGCATCTTCTGGCGCGGGGCAACCGGCGTCGGCGCGGCGCTGGGCCTCGTCACCGGGTTCCTCGTCTGGCTTTATACGCTCTACCTGCCGTCCTTCGGGCCCAGCGGGCTTCTGTCCGAGGCGCTGCTCAGCGAGGGGCCGGGCGGGATCGGCTGGCTCCGGCCGCAGGCGCTTTTCGGGATCAATGGGCTCGACCCGCTCCTGCACGCGCTTTTCTGGTCGATCTCGCTGAATACCGGAATCTTTGTCGCCGGGTCGCTCCTGACCTTCCCGAGCCCGGTGGAACGGATGCAGGGCCTCGCTTTCGTCAATGCCTTCGAGCAGGATCCCGGCGCGCGCGGCTGGAGCCGGGGCGGTGCCGAGGCCGAGGATCTCCTGATCATGAGCCAGGGCATCCTCGGGGCCGAGGTGGCGCAGCGCTTCTTCCAGACCGAGGCCGAGGCGCAGGGAAAGGCCGGGTTCCTGCCCGACACGACCCCCGAATTCATCGAACGGCTGGAACGCCGGCTCGCCGGCGCGGTCGGCACCGCGACGGCGCACGCGATGATCGCGCAGTTCGCCGTCGGTGCCGCCGTCTCGGCGCAGGACCTGATGGCGGTCGCCTCCGAGGCGCAGCAGATCCTCGAATACTCGACCCAGCTCGAGGCCAAGTCCGAGGAACTGGCGCGGACCGCACGGCAGTTGCAGGAGGCCAACGAGAAGCTGAAGGATCTCTCGGTGCAGAAGGACACGTTCCTGAGCCAGATCAGCCACGAGCTGCGCACACCCATGACCTCGATCCGGGCGTTTTCGGAGATCCTGATGGACCCCGAACTTCCCGGTGAGATGCAGCAGAAGTATGCCGAAGTGATCCATGACGAGACGATCCGGCTGACCCGGCTTCTCGACGATCTGCTCGACCTGTCGGTGCTGGAGAACCGCAAGGTGCAGCTCAACGTCAAGGTGGCGAACCTGCACGACATTCTCAACAAGGCGGTGCAGGCGGCGTCGAACACCCGGCCCGAGCGCGCCTTCACGATCCGTCGCGACTTCCCGTCGGAGCACCTGCCGGTGATCACCGACACCGACCGGCTGGTGCAGGTCTTCATCAACGTCGTGTCGAACGCGCGGAAATACTGCGATGCCGAGCGGCCGGAGCTGACCATCGCCGCGCGGCGCCGGGGCGGCCGGATTATCGTCGATTTCATCGACAACGGGTCGGGCATACCGAAGGCGTCGCAGCGGCTGATCTTCGAGAAGTTCGCCCGGCTGACCGATACCGCGCGGGCGGGCGGTGCCGGGCTCGGCCTCGCCATCTGCCGCGAGATCATGGCCAATCTCGGCGGCAATATCGCCTACCTTCCGGGGCAGGGCGGGGCGGCGTTCCGGGTGTCCCTGCCGGTCCGGCCGGAGAACGCCGTTGCGGCCGAGGCGGCGTAG
- a CDS encoding YeeE/YedE family protein, producing the protein MHIDWIWGLAGGLIIGCAAALYLLVNGRIMGASGILGGLVDGTARNLAAERLSFIAGLVAVPVVAAPFLGHDITHLTSNPLVLIVSGLLVGVGTRLANGCTSGHGVCGMSRFSFRGMVATVFYLLGGGIVVLVFRHLLGVI; encoded by the coding sequence ATGCATATTGACTGGATCTGGGGGTTGGCCGGAGGGCTGATCATCGGCTGTGCGGCCGCTTTGTACCTGCTCGTGAACGGGCGCATCATGGGGGCATCGGGCATCCTCGGCGGCCTCGTCGACGGGACCGCGCGGAACTTGGCGGCAGAGCGGCTCTCGTTCATCGCCGGCCTCGTCGCGGTGCCGGTCGTCGCGGCCCCGTTTCTTGGCCATGACATCACCCATCTGACCTCGAATCCTCTGGTCCTGATCGTCTCGGGCCTGCTCGTCGGCGTCGGCACCCGGCTCGCCAACGGCTGCACCTCGGGCCACGGCGTCTGCGGCATGTCCCGGTTCTCGTTCCGGGGCATGGTGGCGACGGTCTTCTACCTTCTCGGTGGCGGGATCGTGGTCCTCGTCTTCCGTCATCTGCTGGGAGTGATCTGA
- a CDS encoding TraR/DksA family transcriptional regulator, protein MKSVPERKAAMLARQADLRARIAGIGAELDSHDAKDWEEMATEREADEVLEDLGQSAQVELRMIEAALGRIDEDEYGYCVKCGSQIAEERLDLIPATPFCASCASSK, encoded by the coding sequence ATGAAATCCGTCCCCGAACGCAAGGCCGCAATGCTGGCGCGCCAGGCCGATCTTCGGGCCCGCATCGCCGGGATCGGCGCCGAACTTGACAGTCACGACGCCAAGGACTGGGAAGAGATGGCGACCGAACGCGAGGCGGACGAGGTGCTGGAGGATCTTGGCCAGTCGGCGCAGGTGGAACTGCGCATGATCGAGGCGGCCCTGGGTCGGATCGACGAGGACGAGTACGGCTACTGCGTGAAATGCGGCAGCCAGATCGCGGAAGAGCGGCTGGACCTTATTCCGGCCACCCCGTTCTGTGCGAGCTGCGCGTCGTCGAAGTGA
- a CDS encoding 3-hydroxyacyl-CoA dehydrogenase NAD-binding domain-containing protein, with product MTEEVRTARSEGIATITLDNPPVNALGTALRAEVMAAFDSVSADPSVRVIILAAAGRTWPAGADIREFGHPPAAPELPDLCDAVARSAKPVIAALHGTVLGGGLELALAAGVRVAEPGTTLGLPEVSLGIPPGGGATQRLPRLIGAKPALGLMLSGLPIAADRALDLRLVDAVSEGAAATAAEGLARAYLAGTAELPTAAERGKGRGTDADAWLSAVSAARAGLGNPRLPAPGRIIDCVEAALLLPEDEGFAFERTAFAELVATPEAAALRHAFLAERRAMRQPDLDRISPREIHRAGVAGGGQMGAGIAVALLGAGLPVTLVERDPTALAAGLGRVATIHERAVEKGRLTPEAREAEWDRISGATDIGALATADLIVEAVTEDEALKTELFAGLGRVAKRNAVLATSTSHIDVNRLAAAASRPEDVVGLHFLAPAQATKLLEVVVGAGTAPEVTATGFALARRLGKIAVRSGVCDGFIGNRILTAYRTAMDFLLEDGASPYEIDRAMRDFGFPLGPYQGLDLAGLDISWARRRRLSLRRDPARRYVAIGDRLCEAGRLGQKAGKGYYLYPEGGRKGAEDPEVLQLIAAERQAKGLIARKVGAAEIQRRALAAMANEGARLLDAGIARCPSDIDVVMLAGFGFPRWRGGPMMAADQAGLLEIRNELRDFAREEEAFWRPAEIWAELIKNGRRFADLNGI from the coding sequence ATGACCGAAGAGGTTCGCACCGCCAGAAGCGAAGGGATCGCGACGATCACCCTCGACAACCCGCCCGTCAACGCGCTCGGAACGGCCTTGCGCGCGGAGGTGATGGCCGCGTTCGACTCGGTCTCGGCCGATCCCTCGGTGCGGGTGATCATCCTCGCGGCGGCCGGAAGGACCTGGCCCGCCGGGGCCGATATCCGGGAGTTCGGCCATCCGCCCGCGGCGCCGGAACTGCCCGACCTCTGCGATGCCGTCGCCCGGTCTGCGAAACCTGTCATCGCCGCCTTGCATGGCACAGTGCTCGGCGGCGGGCTTGAGCTTGCGCTGGCCGCAGGCGTCCGGGTCGCTGAACCGGGCACGACGCTCGGCCTGCCGGAAGTCTCGCTCGGCATCCCGCCGGGAGGCGGTGCGACGCAGCGCCTGCCGCGCCTGATCGGCGCGAAGCCGGCGCTGGGCCTGATGCTGAGCGGATTGCCGATCGCGGCGGACCGGGCGCTCGATCTTCGCCTTGTCGACGCGGTAAGCGAGGGTGCCGCCGCGACCGCCGCCGAGGGGCTGGCGCGAGCCTATCTCGCGGGAACGGCGGAGCTGCCGACGGCCGCGGAACGCGGGAAGGGACGCGGGACGGATGCCGATGCGTGGCTTTCGGCCGTCTCGGCCGCGCGCGCCGGGCTCGGCAATCCGCGGCTCCCCGCGCCGGGGCGGATCATCGATTGCGTCGAGGCGGCGCTTCTTCTGCCGGAAGACGAGGGGTTCGCCTTCGAACGGACGGCCTTCGCCGAACTGGTCGCGACGCCCGAGGCGGCCGCGCTCCGGCATGCCTTCCTTGCCGAGCGGCGGGCGATGCGGCAGCCGGATCTCGACCGGATCTCGCCGCGAGAGATCCACCGCGCCGGCGTCGCCGGCGGCGGGCAGATGGGGGCGGGGATCGCCGTGGCGCTTCTCGGTGCCGGCCTGCCGGTCACGCTGGTCGAGCGGGACCCGACCGCGCTGGCCGCCGGGCTTGGCCGGGTCGCGACGATCCACGAGCGGGCGGTCGAGAAGGGGCGTCTGACGCCGGAGGCGCGCGAGGCGGAGTGGGACCGGATATCGGGCGCGACGGATATCGGGGCGCTCGCCACCGCCGATCTGATCGTCGAGGCGGTCACGGAGGACGAGGCGTTGAAGACCGAGCTTTTTGCTGGTCTTGGCCGGGTGGCGAAACGCAACGCGGTGCTTGCCACGAGCACCTCCCATATCGACGTGAACCGGCTCGCGGCGGCGGCATCGCGGCCCGAGGATGTGGTCGGTTTGCATTTCCTCGCGCCCGCTCAGGCGACGAAGCTTCTGGAGGTCGTGGTCGGGGCCGGGACGGCGCCGGAGGTGACGGCGACGGGCTTCGCGCTGGCCCGGCGGCTTGGCAAGATCGCGGTGCGGTCCGGTGTCTGCGACGGCTTCATCGGCAACCGCATCCTGACCGCCTACCGGACGGCGATGGACTTTCTTCTGGAGGACGGGGCCTCGCCGTACGAGATCGACCGGGCGATGCGAGATTTCGGATTTCCGCTTGGCCCCTATCAGGGGCTCGACCTTGCCGGCCTCGACATTTCCTGGGCGCGGCGGCGGCGGCTGTCGCTTCGCCGCGATCCGGCGCGGCGCTATGTGGCGATCGGCGACCGGCTGTGCGAGGCCGGTCGGCTCGGCCAGAAGGCGGGGAAGGGCTACTACCTTTATCCCGAGGGCGGGCGGAAAGGCGCCGAGGATCCCGAGGTGCTGCAACTGATCGCGGCGGAGCGGCAGGCGAAAGGGCTGATCGCGCGCAAGGTCGGCGCGGCAGAGATCCAGCGTCGGGCGCTTGCCGCGATGGCGAACGAGGGCGCGCGGCTTCTCGACGCGGGGATCGCGCGCTGTCCGTCGGATATCGACGTCGTGATGCTCGCCGGGTTCGGGTTCCCGCGCTGGCGGGGCGGGCCGATGATGGCCGCCGATCAGGCCGGACTTCTGGAAATCCGCAACGAATTGCGGGACTTCGCGCGCGAGGAGGAAGCCTTCTGGCGGCCGGCGGAGATCTGGGCCGAGTTGATCAAGAACGGCCGGCGCTTCGCGGATCTGAACGGGATCTGA
- a CDS encoding ABC transporter substrate-binding protein: protein MKKLMTSVLAAGLFATAAQAADDVTLQLKWVTQAQFAGYYVAKDKGFYDEEGLNVTILPGGPDIAPTQVVAGGGADVVIDWMPSALAAREKGLPLVNIAQPFKSSGMMLTCLKENGVAGPDDFKGKTLGVWFFGNEYPFLSWMAHLGIPTTGGADGVEVLKQGFNVDPLLQKQAACISTMTYNEYWQVIDAGISPDDLVTFKYEDEGVATLEDGLYVLEDKLADPAFEDKMVRFVRASMKGWKWAEENPDDAAMIVLDNDETGAQTETHQKRMMGEVAKLTAGSNGALDEADYARTVATLLGGGSDPVITKEPEGAWTHQITDKALQ, encoded by the coding sequence ATGAAGAAACTGATGACTTCGGTTCTGGCCGCGGGGCTCTTCGCCACCGCCGCCCAGGCCGCCGACGACGTGACCTTGCAGCTGAAATGGGTGACGCAGGCCCAGTTCGCGGGCTACTACGTGGCCAAGGACAAGGGCTTTTACGACGAGGAGGGGCTGAACGTCACCATCCTGCCGGGCGGGCCGGACATCGCGCCGACCCAGGTCGTCGCCGGCGGCGGGGCCGACGTGGTGATCGACTGGATGCCCTCGGCGCTGGCGGCCCGCGAAAAGGGCCTGCCGCTTGTCAATATCGCGCAGCCCTTCAAGTCGTCGGGCATGATGCTGACCTGCCTGAAGGAGAACGGCGTCGCGGGACCGGACGATTTCAAGGGCAAGACGCTCGGTGTCTGGTTCTTCGGCAACGAATACCCGTTCCTGTCGTGGATGGCGCATCTCGGCATTCCGACGACGGGCGGGGCCGACGGGGTCGAGGTGCTGAAGCAGGGATTCAACGTCGATCCCCTGTTGCAAAAGCAGGCGGCCTGCATCTCGACCATGACCTACAACGAATACTGGCAGGTGATCGACGCCGGGATCAGCCCCGACGACCTTGTCACCTTCAAGTACGAGGACGAGGGCGTGGCGACGCTGGAGGACGGGCTTTACGTGCTCGAGGACAAGCTTGCCGATCCAGCCTTCGAGGACAAGATGGTGCGCTTCGTCCGCGCCTCGATGAAGGGCTGGAAATGGGCCGAGGAGAACCCGGACGACGCCGCGATGATCGTGCTCGACAATGACGAGACGGGGGCGCAGACCGAGACCCACCAGAAGCGGATGATGGGCGAGGTCGCGAAGCTGACGGCGGGGTCGAACGGCGCTCTGGACGAAGCCGACTATGCGCGCACGGTGGCGACGCTGCTCGGCGGCGGCTCGGATCCGGTGATCACCAAGGAACCGGAAGGGGCCTGGACGCATCAGATCACCGACAAGGCGCTCCAGTAA
- a CDS encoding TIGR01244 family sulfur transferase, whose amino-acid sequence MEIRYLTDDYAVSPQIAPEDVAAIRAAGFTTVIDNRPDGEIPPQLHTDPMRAAVEAAGLRFVVNPVIGGAISDQNVTAQRAAIDTAEGPVFAYCASGNRSSIVWAMSQAGRAPTDTLIETAARWGYNLEPFRPRIDGFAAQT is encoded by the coding sequence ATGGAAATCCGATACCTGACCGACGATTACGCCGTTTCGCCGCAGATCGCCCCCGAGGACGTCGCGGCGATCAGGGCTGCCGGTTTCACCACGGTGATCGACAACCGGCCCGACGGCGAGATCCCGCCCCAGCTTCACACCGATCCGATGCGGGCGGCGGTCGAGGCGGCCGGGCTGCGCTTCGTCGTGAACCCCGTGATCGGCGGCGCGATCAGCGACCAGAACGTCACGGCCCAGCGCGCGGCGATCGACACGGCCGAGGGGCCGGTCTTCGCCTATTGCGCCTCGGGCAACCGCTCCTCCATCGTCTGGGCAATGAGCCAGGCGGGCCGGGCGCCGACCGACACGCTGATCGAAACGGCGGCGCGCTGGGGCTACAACCTCGAACCCTTCCGGCCGCGCATCGACGGCTTCGCCGCGCAGACCTGA
- a CDS encoding FliM/FliN family flagellar motor C-terminal domain-containing protein, producing MTDTARQTVLKRKTAAGRPHGGDAPRSPARLFGQAVAKSAQDMLNLPIAVIEAVELRASLAELPERMSERALLAVMDGPDEALGLVALSSETLASLIEVQTTGRIGAAEVPARRPTRTDAAMSVRFVDRIMAELEVTLASDAAITWAGGYRYASFLDDPRPLGLMLEDIAYRVLHLTLGFGAGGARRGTIMLAVPAEGRGRMPDAPDRAVSDPGAAAVAAEWGERIEAAVNGAEVRIEAVLDRVSLPLAAVLALRPGAMVPVSKAALSRVKIEGKGHRFVAWGRLGQSRGHLAVRVHLSLQEDGE from the coding sequence ATGACGGATACCGCGCGACAGACAGTGCTGAAACGCAAGACGGCGGCTGGCCGTCCCCATGGTGGGGACGCGCCGCGATCGCCCGCGCGCCTGTTCGGGCAGGCCGTCGCCAAGTCCGCGCAGGACATGCTGAACCTGCCGATAGCCGTCATCGAGGCCGTCGAGCTCCGCGCATCGCTCGCCGAACTGCCGGAGCGGATGAGCGAACGCGCGCTTCTCGCGGTGATGGATGGTCCGGACGAGGCGCTCGGCCTCGTGGCGCTGTCGAGCGAGACGCTCGCCAGCCTGATCGAGGTACAGACGACCGGGCGGATCGGCGCGGCGGAGGTGCCGGCACGGCGGCCGACGCGCACCGATGCCGCGATGTCGGTGCGCTTCGTCGACCGGATTATGGCGGAGCTGGAGGTCACGCTCGCCTCCGACGCGGCGATCACCTGGGCGGGCGGGTATCGCTATGCGTCCTTCCTTGATGATCCGCGACCGCTGGGGCTGATGCTTGAGGATATCGCGTACCGGGTGTTGCATCTGACACTCGGCTTCGGCGCCGGAGGCGCGCGCCGGGGGACGATCATGTTGGCGGTTCCGGCCGAGGGCCGGGGCCGGATGCCGGACGCGCCCGATCGCGCGGTGTCCGATCCCGGCGCGGCCGCGGTCGCCGCGGAATGGGGCGAACGGATCGAGGCGGCGGTGAACGGGGCCGAGGTACGGATCGAGGCGGTTCTCGACCGGGTCAGCCTGCCGCTCGCGGCGGTGCTGGCGCTGAGGCCGGGGGCAATGGTGCCGGTGTCGAAGGCGGCGCTAAGCCGGGTCAAGATCGAGGGGAAAGGGCACCGCTTCGTCGCCTGGGGGCGGCTTGGCCAGAGCCGGGGGCACCTTGCCGTCAGGGTGCATCTGAGTTTGCAGGAGGACGGCGAGTAG
- a CDS encoding YeeE/YedE family protein, which produces MLRNVFAALSGGLFGLGLVVSDMTNTLKVQGWLDVFGAWDPTLAFVLGGAVMPMAVAWVFAARRDRSVLGTPFPALPKPVAEPDIVIGSLLFGMGWGLSGLCPGPSMAVLGFGGWQGVVFLLSMIAGMVATPAIRGWMSRPVAA; this is translated from the coding sequence ATGCTGCGCAATGTCTTCGCCGCCCTCTCTGGCGGTCTGTTCGGCCTTGGCCTCGTGGTGTCGGACATGACCAATACGCTCAAGGTGCAGGGCTGGCTCGACGTCTTCGGCGCATGGGATCCAACGCTCGCCTTCGTGCTTGGCGGCGCGGTGATGCCGATGGCGGTCGCGTGGGTCTTCGCCGCCCGGCGGGACCGGTCCGTGCTTGGCACGCCGTTTCCCGCACTGCCGAAGCCGGTGGCCGAGCCCGACATCGTCATCGGCTCCCTTCTCTTTGGCATGGGCTGGGGGCTGTCGGGCCTCTGCCCCGGCCCGTCGATGGCCGTCCTCGGCTTCGGCGGCTGGCAAGGCGTCGTCTTCCTTCTTTCCATGATCGCCGGTATGGTCGCGACACCCGCGATACGGGGCTGGATGAGCCGCCCCGTCGCCGCCTGA
- a CDS encoding response regulator transcription factor, which translates to MTRRVLLIEDEPHIAEAIRYILVRDGWAVASHGEGRTAVEVIRREAPDVVVLDVMLPGRSGYEILEEMRADPDLSTLPVLVLSARGQSADRALAEGAGASRFIAKPFANAEIVATLRQMAGA; encoded by the coding sequence ATGACGAGACGTGTCCTCCTCATCGAGGATGAACCGCATATCGCCGAGGCGATCCGATACATCCTCGTCCGCGACGGCTGGGCGGTGGCGAGCCACGGCGAGGGCCGGACAGCGGTCGAGGTGATCCGCCGCGAGGCGCCGGACGTCGTGGTTCTCGACGTGATGCTGCCGGGGCGGTCGGGCTACGAGATCCTCGAAGAGATGCGCGCCGATCCCGACCTGTCGACGCTGCCGGTCCTCGTCCTGTCGGCGCGCGGGCAAAGCGCCGACCGGGCGCTGGCCGAAGGCGCCGGCGCGTCGCGCTTCATTGCCAAGCCCTTCGCCAATGCCGAGATCGTCGCCACCCTTCGCCAGATGGCGGGCGCATGA